A window of Rubrobacter aplysinae contains these coding sequences:
- a CDS encoding type II secretion system F family protein gives MPTFTYKARTRRGEIMQDIVEGENQMSVAASLRQQGLLVIDVKEQGVGQKDILEPFKKVKLADLVVFTRQFSTMINAGLPIVRALYILSEQATNPKLQEVLVQVRKDVEAGFALSEALGKHPKVFNRLYVEMVKAGEVGGILDDVLLRIAGQLEKDQELRRKVKSAMTYPLVVLVLAVLAAAFMLVFIVPIFARMFEDLGGTLPLPTRIALGLSNLLTGFGGIFIAAALIGGVFFFLRWKDTENGRKVWGRALLKMPVTIGDIIQKVALARFARTLGTLSAAGVPILQSLEITANSSGNWVIENALLKSRDAIRQGSPIYKPLESEPVFPPMVTRMISVGEETGDLDGMLTKIAEFYESEVDAAVKSLTSIIEPLMIVVVGGIVGSIIVAMYLPMFKIFELIE, from the coding sequence GCCTCCCTGCGCCAGCAGGGTCTGCTCGTCATAGACGTCAAGGAGCAGGGGGTCGGGCAGAAGGACATACTGGAGCCCTTCAAGAAGGTCAAGCTGGCCGACCTGGTGGTCTTCACCCGGCAGTTCTCGACCATGATCAACGCCGGACTCCCCATAGTCCGCGCCCTGTACATCCTCTCGGAGCAGGCCACGAACCCCAAGCTCCAGGAGGTCCTCGTGCAGGTGCGCAAGGACGTCGAGGCAGGGTTCGCGCTCTCGGAGGCGCTCGGCAAGCACCCCAAGGTGTTCAACCGGCTCTACGTGGAGATGGTGAAGGCGGGCGAGGTCGGCGGTATCCTGGACGACGTGCTGCTGCGGATCGCGGGCCAGCTGGAGAAAGACCAGGAGCTCCGGCGCAAGGTCAAGAGCGCGATGACCTACCCGCTGGTGGTGCTGGTTCTCGCCGTCCTCGCGGCGGCCTTCATGCTCGTCTTTATCGTGCCGATATTCGCCAGGATGTTCGAGGATCTCGGCGGCACCCTGCCGCTCCCGACGCGGATAGCGCTCGGCCTCTCGAACCTGCTCACCGGCTTCGGCGGGATATTCATAGCGGCGGCGCTTATCGGGGGCGTATTCTTCTTCCTGCGCTGGAAGGACACCGAGAATGGACGAAAGGTGTGGGGCCGGGCGCTGCTCAAGATGCCGGTAACCATCGGCGACATCATCCAGAAAGTCGCTCTAGCCCGCTTCGCCCGTACCCTGGGCACACTATCGGCTGCGGGCGTGCCGATCCTACAGTCGCTGGAGATCACGGCAAACTCCTCTGGCAACTGGGTAATAGAGAACGCGCTCCTGAAGAGCCGGGATGCGATTCGCCAGGGCTCACCGATCTACAAGCCGTTAGAGAGCGAGCCCGTATTCCCGCCGATGGTGACGCGCATGATCTCGGTCGGCGAGGAGACCGGTGACCTGGACGGCATGCTCACCAAGATAGCCGAGTTCTACGAGTCCGAGGTGGATGCGGCGGTAAAGTCCCTGACCTCGATAATAGAGCCGCTGATGATCGTGGTCGTCGGCGGCATAGTCGGCAGCATCATCGTGGCGATGTACCTCCCGATGTTCAAGATCTTCGAGCTCATAGAGTAG
- a CDS encoding HdeD family acid-resistance protein: MERESSAQPFSRIAGPWWALALRGAIALLFGLAALLRPDITLFALVVLFGAYMLVDGVFAIGGVFGGASRGRPRWLLLIEGVFGVLAGLVAFVLPGLAAVALLYLIAAWAIITGVIEIVLAIELRREIEGEWAMIAGGVVSVLFGIILAVLPGVGIVSLVWLVGIYAIIFGVLLLILGFRVRSRRSSDDAGPGRVA, encoded by the coding sequence GTGGAGAGAGAATCATCCGCACAACCGTTTTCGAGGATCGCGGGGCCGTGGTGGGCGCTGGCGCTTCGCGGGGCCATCGCCCTACTCTTCGGCCTCGCGGCGCTCTTGCGGCCGGACATTACCCTGTTCGCCCTGGTCGTGCTGTTCGGGGCGTACATGCTGGTCGACGGCGTGTTCGCGATAGGCGGCGTGTTCGGTGGAGCCTCCAGGGGGAGGCCCCGCTGGTTGCTCCTGATAGAGGGTGTGTTTGGCGTACTGGCGGGGCTGGTAGCTTTTGTGCTCCCCGGCCTCGCGGCGGTGGCGCTGCTGTACCTGATCGCCGCCTGGGCGATCATCACGGGCGTTATCGAGATCGTTCTGGCTATAGAGCTCCGCAGAGAGATAGAGGGTGAGTGGGCGATGATCGCGGGCGGAGTCGTGTCCGTCCTGTTCGGCATCATCCTCGCGGTGCTGCCGGGGGTGGGCATCGTTTCGCTGGTGTGGCTCGTCGGGATCTACGCCATAATCTTCGGCGTCTTGCTCCTGATCCTGGGCTTTAGGGTGCGTAGCCGCCGGAGCTCGGACGACGCCGGCCCGGGCAGGGTGGCTTAG